Below is a window of Actinomycetota bacterium DNA.
ATCTTGGGGTTGTAGACGATGGAGCCGTCGCAGAGGGCCATGTCCGAGGCCTCGGCGAGCCCCTCCTCCTCCACGCCCACCTCGCGCAGCGACTGGGGCATACCGATCTTTTTGGTGAGCTCGAACACGGCATCCACCGCCGCGCCGGCCGCCTCCTCGTCGCTCATGCCCCTCTCCCTGACTCCCATGGCCTCGGCCACGAAGGCGTAGCGGTCGGCGCATTCGTCCATGTTGTACATCATCACGTGGGGCAGCAGGATGGAGTTGGCCACCCCGTGGGGCACCTTGTAGAGGGCGCCCACGCAGTGGGCCATGGCGTGCACCAGTCCGACCTGGGCGTTGGAGAAGGCGATGCCGGCCATGGTCGCCGCGATCTGCTGCTGTCCGCGCGCCACCAGGTCGGAGCCGTTCTCCACGCAGATGGGGAGATACTGCATGATGAGGCGTATGGCTCCGAAAGCAAGGGTGTCGGAGATGGGCTCGGCCTGGAGGGCGTGGATGGCCTCGATGGCGTGGGTGAGGGCGTCCATGCCCGTCATGGCGGTGATGCGCGGCGGCATGGTCGCGGTCATCTCCGGGTCGAGGATGGCGGTGTTGGGCATGAGGTAGTCGTCCCCGTAGAGCAGCTTCTGGTTCTTCTCCCAGTCTTTGATCACGAAGGCGTAGGTGACCTCGCTCCCGGTACCGGCGGTGGTGGGGATGACCACGTGAGGGGTGATGGGATGGGTGAGCATCTGGAACCCCTGGTAGTCCTGTAGGTTCCCGCCCTCAGAGACGATGATGGCCATGCCCTTGGCGGTGTCGATGACGCTGCCGCCGCCCACGCTCACCAGGCAGTCGGCGCCCTTTTCGCGCGCGATCTCGGCGGCCTCGTTGACGATGTGGTACCCGGAGTCCTGGGGCACGCCGTCGAAGGTGCCCACGTGGCGGTTCCCCAGGGCCTTTTCCACCTTCTCGACGAGCCCCGCCTCCACCAGGCCTTTGTCGGTGACCACGAAGGCACGGGAGCACTTGAGGTGGTCCACCTCCGCTCCCAGGTCCTTCACCGCCCCGACGCCGAACACCAGCCTGGTGTAGTTCTTGTAGATGAAGGAGAGGTCCTTATCGTAGGCCATGCATATCACCTCCGGTCTGGTTCCCGGGGACCGGCGCCCCGGGGTCATCGGGTATTCATGCGCCGCTGGTGCGGCCGCTCTCTACCTCCAAGTCTCGGCGTCCGCAGGCAGGGAGCGGGCCGCCTGCCATCATGCCCGTTGCACTCCGGTGACGCCGTGATCGATCTGCTCTGCTCCGAAAACCGCGGGTGGAAGAGAATGCCTCCCCGCCGCGGCATGCAGGTCGCGATCGCGGTGGCGGACTCTTCCGGGCCGCTCTCCTCGCCGGGCGCCGGCCTCCGGGACGGGATGCTCGCCCGCGCGCACCGTGCGCGCGGGCGGGATTCCCTTTGCTCCCGCGCCTCGCGCTGCCTGCCGCCCTCTCTCCGTGACGGCTTCCAGCGAATAGCGCCTTACCGTCACGCCACGGGAGGAAGCCTCTTCCTGCGCGGGCTCCAGGTCTCGGTTCCGAAAGCCCGTCTGAAAGCGAAAGGCTACCAGCTGCCCCGGCTATATCCCCAACTCCTCCTCGGCCCGCTTGAGCAGCGCGCGCAGCTCCTCCTTGCCGGCATCGTCCAGTTCGTCGGGGAAGCGTGGGTTGGTGGAGGCGGAGAGGTCCACGAGGCGGGAGGCCGCCTTCACCGCACGCACGATGGTGGGGAGGTCGCCCTTGAGCTTGAGCTTACCCTGCATCATGCCCTTGACGGTGTCCAGCTCCTTGGCCATGACCGCCTTCCAGCGCTCGTACTCGCCGGTGATGACGTAATCCCCGGCCTCGCCCACCTCGGCGGGCACGATGCGCACGTAGTTGCAGTCGCCGTGCCAGAGGTCCATGAACATGTAGAGGTCCTTGTCCAGCCCTATCTCCGGCTTGGCGAGGATCTTGATGACCACCGAGCCTTCCCAGGTCTTGGCGGCCTCCTTGTACTCGGCGTCGTTCTGGATGAGCTCCTCGTACTGCTTCACCCACTCCGGGGTCCCCATGATATAGGGGGGTGACTGGCTCTCCATCCTCTCCTTTACGATGTTGTTGTAGGCCTCAACCCATTCGTCGGTGCCATACGGAATTGCCATACCATTCCCTCCTCTGACTAGTCGAGTCGCCCAGCAGTGTCTCGCCGGAGGCAGGCGCACGAGGCACGAGTCTACCGGCATGAACAATATAATTAGTTTGCATACGATTATGCAACCGATCCGGCTTGGCCCCGGCGCATGCGGGCGCGGGCCGAAAGCCGCACCCCCGCCGCGCAAGGGCGTCCTCGGTTCCCGGCGCGTGCGGGCGCGGGGGGAAGAGCAGACTTTCAAGCGCGACGGGGAGGGAGGGGTCCGCGACGCGCGCGGGCGTCTGGGTAGGGGATGGTCAAGCCGGCGCGGACCGGCCTCTCGAAGGGCGCCGGGGAGGCGGTGCGCTACCCCGCAGCCCATTCGCACAGCTCCTGAGGGGCTTGCCGCGCGGGCGTTGGGAGGCCGGTTGTGATAGATTATGGGCATAGGCCTCAGAAAAAAAGGAGGGAGAGGATGTTCGAACGGGATAAATGCGACCTTTGCGGAGACTGCGTCTTTCTGTGCCCCTACGTGGACTACGACCGCGAGCAGTCCATAGAGCAGTTCCGGGCCCTCAAGGAGGGCGGCACGCCCGAGATCGTCAGCCAGTGCGTCACCTGCGTGGCCTGCAACCAGTTCTGCGAGAAGGGCGCCAACCCCTTCGACCTCATCCTGAAGCGCCAGGAGGAGACGGGGGTGCTGAACATCCCGGAGCAGAACACCGAGGTCTTCCGCAACCTCCCCAAGGCCCCGAGCCAGGTGATAGCGGGAGAGCCGGGCAGGCCGACCCTTTCCCTCTGCAGTGTGGGGGACTTTATCCCCGGCCTTTTCGAGGGACCGCTCTTCCAGGGGATGACGGTGCTCAAGGGAGGCGATTATTTCTGCAACGTGGGCTGGGTGCACCTGGGTTACGAGACGCCGGTGCGCGAGGGAGCGCGGCGGGTGGTGGAAAACCTCGCCGCCACGGGGGCCTCGGAGATCATCTTCTACCACGACGACTGCTACGCTCTCCTGGCCTCCATGGTCAAGGAGTACGGCATAGAGGTGCCCTTCCGTCCCGTGCACATCATAGAGTATCTGCTGGAACAGGTCAGGGAGCGGAGGGACGAGGTCAAGCCCTTGAACATGAAGGTAGCCTACCAGCAGCCCTGCGCCTCGCGCTATACGCCCTGGAAGGACGAGCAGCTGGACGAGCTCTTCGAGCTCATCGGGGTTGAGAGGGTGGAGAGGAAGCACGACCGCAGGTTCGCCCTCTGCTGCGGGTCGCCCATGATGCCCCGCGACCGCGACAAGGCCATGGAGATAAAGAGGCGCAACATCGACGACGCCGTGGAACACGGAGCCCGGGCCATGGCCTATCTCTGTCCCCTCTGCGTGCTCAACCTGCGCAAGGTGG
It encodes the following:
- a CDS encoding iron-containing alcohol dehydrogenase; this encodes MAYDKDLSFIYKNYTRLVFGVGAVKDLGAEVDHLKCSRAFVVTDKGLVEAGLVEKVEKALGNRHVGTFDGVPQDSGYHIVNEAAEIAREKGADCLVSVGGGSVIDTAKGMAIIVSEGGNLQDYQGFQMLTHPITPHVVIPTTAGTGSEVTYAFVIKDWEKNQKLLYGDDYLMPNTAILDPEMTATMPPRITAMTGMDALTHAIEAIHALQAEPISDTLAFGAIRLIMQYLPICVENGSDLVARGQQQIAATMAGIAFSNAQVGLVHAMAHCVGALYKVPHGVANSILLPHVMMYNMDECADRYAFVAEAMGVRERGMSDEEAAGAAVDAVFELTKKIGMPQSLREVGVEEEGLAEASDMALCDGSIVYNPKMIFEAEQVMEVYKKAF
- a CDS encoding (Fe-S)-binding protein; the protein is MFERDKCDLCGDCVFLCPYVDYDREQSIEQFRALKEGGTPEIVSQCVTCVACNQFCEKGANPFDLILKRQEETGVLNIPEQNTEVFRNLPKAPSQVIAGEPGRPTLSLCSVGDFIPGLFEGPLFQGMTVLKGGDYFCNVGWVHLGYETPVREGARRVVENLAATGASEIIFYHDDCYALLASMVKEYGIEVPFRPVHIIEYLLEQVRERRDEVKPLNMKVAYQQPCASRYTPWKDEQLDELFELIGVERVERKHDRRFALCCGSPMMPRDRDKAMEIKRRNIDDAVEHGARAMAYLCPLCVLNLRKVADAAGLEGYHIIELTRKALGYA
- a CDS encoding SCP2 sterol-binding domain-containing protein, with product MAIPYGTDEWVEAYNNIVKERMESQSPPYIMGTPEWVKQYEELIQNDAEYKEAAKTWEGSVVIKILAKPEIGLDKDLYMFMDLWHGDCNYVRIVPAEVGEAGDYVITGEYERWKAVMAKELDTVKGMMQGKLKLKGDLPTIVRAVKAASRLVDLSASTNPRFPDELDDAGKEELRALLKRAEEELGI